The Hordeum vulgare subsp. vulgare chromosome 7H, MorexV3_pseudomolecules_assembly, whole genome shotgun sequence DNA window gttcttggagaagaagATCTCCACGGACCCCGTCGCCCACCGGAGCACCTGGTGGAGCCGGTCGGTGAGGTTGATGGGCGCCGTGCCCCGGAAGGCGTCGCGCTTGGTGATGCAGTACACGGAGCGCCACCCGCGGTTGTGCATCCGGTACCCGGTCACCACGTCCTCCGTCACGGAGCCGTAGATCCAGCCGACGCGCAGCCCCCACTCCGTGTTGTCCTCGTACCAGCAGGAGATGACCGAGACGGACTCCGCCACGGTGGCCGCGTCGAGCGGCGGGCGCGGCATGAGCAGCGCGCCGGGCGGGCGGCCGTTCCGGACCGAGGGGTGGTCCGCCAGCGGCCTTCCCTGGTACTCGGCCACGGCGATGGACTCGATGAACATCTTGGACTTGCCGAACCGCTGCGGCGCCTCGTGGTCCGGGTGGTCGGAGAGCGGGCGGAGCTCGTCGGGGACGCCGTCCCCAGAGCGCGCGTGCGGGTCGATGGGCACCCTGGTCTGGCCGACGACACCGTGGTACTCGACTGCACGCGGCGGGTTGAAGCCGTAGATGGCGTAGCGGCGGAAGAGGCAGCCGGTGCCGACATACATTGGTCCCTGGAGGCCGTCGAGCGCGCGCATGTTGCCGTCGAAGAAGACGGTGTTGTGGTTGGCGTAGCGGTCGGAGGGGTCGATGCCCTCGAATCGCTGCGGGAACTGGATGTAGCAGATGCGGTCGCCGCCGCGGTCGAGCATGTAGCACATGGCCTCCCGGATGGCCTGGCAGTTGTACACGTAGTGGTCGCAGTCGAAGTTGAGCATGAAGGGGCCATTGGAGAGGATCGCGGACGCGCGCACCATGGCGTTCATGGCGCCAGCCTTCTTGTTGTGGTCGTACCCCGGCCGCTTCTCCCGCGACAGGTACACGAACATAGGGATGCGCACGTCCACGTTCGTGAAGTCCAGGTAGGCGTGATCGTCCGCATCCCCGTACACCACGTCGTGGTGAGGGTTCTTGATCATCACCTAATTGATTGATTCACCACATCCATGATCCATCCATCGTAACATgaacatatatacatacatgtctGCGCTGCGCGCCAAAATTCATTTATGAAAaatcctcaaaaaaaaaaaaggattCATTTATGAAACGGAATGCATGGTGAGTGTTGACGATGGAGACCTGGACGATGCTGGCGTGGTCGCCCTTGCCGTGGTCGGGAGCGGAGTCGAGCCAGGTGCCGGGCCAGTGGGTACCGTCGGCCATCCATGTGGCCTTGACGGGGGCCGGGGCGGCATCGGACGAGGCGGCAGCCTTGTCACGGGCGATCTTGCGCTCTTGGGCGTTCATGGCTTTGGCGCGCCGCCGGATGGCCTCGGGGAGGTCATTGATGCGCACCTTGTACTCGTCGTACTCGCGCTTGATCCACCGCCGGTCCTTGACGAAGTCCGGCCGCTTCTTGCCTTTGGTGGGGTCGCCCTTCTGGGTGAAGTAGGCCTCCGGGTTGCGTGGCTCGATGGAGTGCTTGCGGCAGAAGGGCACCCACACCTTGGCGTAGGCGCAGGCCTCTGCCATGGCCTCGAAGGTGAGAAGCGCGCCGCCGTCGTCGGAGATGTAGacgaagagcttctccaccggGTAGTCGGTGGCCAGGATGGAGAGCAGCGTGTTGGCGGTCACCAGCGGCGGCTCCTTGTAGGGGTCGGCGGTGGAAATGAACACGTCGAGGCCCGGCAGGTCGGATCGGCCCGTCGGGTTGGACGGCGTCTTGGACTCGAACTTCTCCCGGAGCGCGGCCAGGTCGGCGGCGCGGTTGATGGGGTTCAGCTTGGGCATCTGGTCAAGGAGCCAGGAGAAGGCGAACCAGTACTCGCACACGATGGAGATCCCCCACAGCCACATCGCATCCGGGTTGGGGTTCGTCGCGCGCCATATCAAAAAGAGAGACAGCGCCACGAACCGCACCAGCACCAGCAACCTGCCCGACCCACGCACGCAAACCCCGCGTCGCGTCGCGTCACTTTTTTTATTGAAATTTTTATTTAAAT harbors:
- the LOC123411593 gene encoding putative cellulose synthase-like protein D5; the encoded protein is MSSDYTNYTVFMPPTPDNQPGAAPAPASGGSTKPDNLPLPRYSSGSKLVNRRSGDDGAATAGGAKMDRRLSTSHVASPSKSLLVRSQTGEFDHNRWLFETQGTYGIGNAYWPQDDNDDGAGMGGGSVKMEDLVDKPWKPLSRKVPIPPGILSPYRLLVLVRFVALSLFLIWRATNPNPDAMWLWGISIVCEYWFAFSWLLDQMPKLNPINRAADLAALREKFESKTPSNPTGRSDLPGLDVFISTADPYKEPPLVTANTLLSILATDYPVEKLFVYISDDGGALLTFEAMAEACAYAKVWVPFCRKHSIEPRNPEAYFTQKGDPTKGKKRPDFVKDRRWIKREYDEYKVRINDLPEAIRRRAKAMNAQERKIARDKAAASSDAAPAPVKATWMADGTHWPGTWLDSAPDHGKGDHASIVQVMIKNPHHDVVYGDADDHAYLDFTNVDVRIPMFVYLSREKRPGYDHNKKAGAMNAMVRASAILSNGPFMLNFDCDHYVYNCQAIREAMCYMLDRGGDRICYIQFPQRFEGIDPSDRYANHNTVFFDGNMRALDGLQGPMYVGTGCLFRRYAIYGFNPPRAVEYHGVVGQTRVPIDPHARSGDGVPDELRPLSDHPDHEAPQRFGKSKMFIESIAVAEYQGRPLADHPSVRNGRPPGALLMPRPPLDAATVAESVSVISCWYEDNTEWGLRVGWIYGSVTEDVVTGYRMHNRGWRSVYCITKRDAFRGTAPINLTDRLHQVLRWATGSVEIFFSKNNALLASRRLMFLQRMSYLNVGIYPFTSLFLIMYCLLPALSLFSGQFIVATLDPTFLCYLLLISITLMLLCLLEVKWSGIGLEEWWRNEQFWVIGGTSAHLAAVLQGLLKVAAGIEISFTLTAKAAAEDDDDPFAELYLIKWTSLFIPPLAIIGINIIAMVVGVSRCVYAEIPQYSKLLGGGFFSFWVLAHYYPFAKGLMGRRGRTPTIVYVWAGLISITVSLLWITISPPDDRVSQSGIEV